In one window of Lytechinus pictus isolate F3 Inbred chromosome 19, Lp3.0, whole genome shotgun sequence DNA:
- the LOC135157647 gene encoding uncharacterized protein LOC135157647 has product MAPILGEEFLIMWRSGGLHITCKESTMRDEAQTVGERSLRHLKNNKEMFKVNTRKISSHEVILQIVLKQIETKLLLVPMPLDGIPRVRRRSRSAAETIKEFLHEKREHRGTSEIDFDDILKKIARKIYKSSDIDDLGSKLGFEPEDIQRYIQANTGSADYMGTLNMLRDWRKRTPEAEERELLRNALNDTGLNRLADELFSENTEGHRGYRRGSYVPPYSSSVYVGFWGFVSLLFVFWFFFVFNFDERY; this is encoded by the exons ATGGCCCCGATCTTAGGAGAGGAATTCTTAATCATGTGGCGTTCAGGAGGGCTACACATTACGTGCAAAGAAAGCACAATGAGAGATGAAGCTCAG ACTGTTGGAGAAAGGTCTCTACGCCAcctaaaaaataacaaagaaatgttTAAAGTAAACACGAGGAAGATCAGCTCGCATGAAGTGATACTGCAAATCgttttgaaacaaattgaaacgAAGCTGCTCCTTGTTCCAATGCCACTAGACG GTATTCCTCGAGTTAGGAGAAGATCGAGAAGCGCTGCAGAAACCATCAAAGAATTCCTTCATGAAAAAAG AGAACACAGAGGAACAAGTGAGATTGATTTCGATGACATTCTGAAGAAAATTGCAAGGAAGATCTACAAAAGCAGTGATATTGATGATCTAGGAAGTAAACTGGGCTTTGAACCGGAAGATATACAACGCTACATACAGGCAAACACGGGATCTGCAGATTACATGGGCACGCTGAATATGCTTCGTGATTGGAGGAAAAGAACACCTGAAGCAGAAGAACGAGAATTGTTGAGAAATGCCCTTAATGACACCGGGCTTAATCGCCTGGCAGACGAGTTATTCAGTGAGAACACAGAAGGACATCGGGGATATAGGAGGGGCAGTTATGTTCCCCCTTATTCAAGTTCTGTGTATGTTGGGTTTTGGGGATTTGTCAGTTTGCTTTTTGTTTTTtggtttttctttgtttttaactttGATGAGCGGTATTAA